A window from Paraburkholderia acidiphila encodes these proteins:
- a CDS encoding MFS transporter produces the protein MTSYQAASVRPASAAAAAGQPGAAEIERTYGKVFWRIVPFLMLCYVVAYLDRVNVGFAKLQMSQDLAFSETVFGLGAGVFFVGYFLFELPSNILMHKLGARIWIARIMITWGLLSAVFVFVRTPTQFYVLRFLLGLAEAGFYPGVILYLTYWFPSHRRAKIIAVFMSAIPVSGIFGNPLSGWIMQTFDSHHGFAGWQWMFLIEAVPAIAIGIATILYLDNGIASAKWLTSREKQLLADEIAAQPQEEAKAHSLGAVFRDPRTWWMSLIYFAFVTGQYGLTFWMPTLVKSTGVTGAFEIGLLSAIPFLVAIVVMNIMGHSADKRRERRWHLIGPALAGAVGFTVAASFANNTAVSIVFLSIAAAGVLTCAPLFWSLPTAFMSGATAAAGIAIINSIGNLAGFASPYMIGYLKDLTHSTQSGMYVLAAMLVIGALAVWLTPARLVNR, from the coding sequence ATGACAAGCTATCAGGCGGCATCCGTTCGCCCTGCATCCGCCGCAGCAGCAGCAGGGCAACCCGGCGCAGCCGAAATCGAACGCACCTATGGCAAGGTGTTCTGGCGCATCGTGCCGTTTTTGATGCTGTGCTATGTGGTCGCGTATCTGGACCGCGTCAACGTGGGCTTTGCGAAGCTGCAGATGTCGCAGGACCTCGCGTTCAGCGAGACCGTGTTCGGACTCGGCGCGGGTGTGTTCTTCGTCGGCTACTTTCTCTTCGAACTGCCCAGCAACATCCTGATGCACAAGCTTGGCGCACGCATCTGGATTGCGCGCATCATGATCACGTGGGGCTTGCTTTCCGCCGTGTTCGTATTTGTTCGGACTCCAACGCAGTTCTACGTGCTACGCTTCCTGCTCGGTCTCGCCGAAGCCGGGTTCTATCCGGGCGTCATTCTGTACCTCACCTACTGGTTCCCGTCGCATCGCCGTGCGAAGATCATCGCGGTGTTCATGTCGGCGATTCCGGTTTCGGGCATTTTCGGCAATCCGTTGTCCGGCTGGATCATGCAGACCTTCGATTCCCATCACGGTTTCGCAGGCTGGCAATGGATGTTCTTGATCGAAGCGGTGCCCGCCATCGCCATCGGTATCGCGACGATCCTGTATCTCGACAACGGCATTGCCAGCGCGAAATGGCTGACGTCGCGCGAAAAGCAACTGCTCGCCGACGAAATCGCCGCGCAACCGCAGGAAGAGGCGAAGGCGCATTCGCTCGGCGCGGTGTTTCGCGACCCGCGCACGTGGTGGATGTCGCTGATCTATTTCGCGTTCGTTACGGGCCAGTACGGGCTCACGTTCTGGATGCCGACGCTCGTGAAGTCGACCGGCGTGACGGGCGCGTTCGAAATCGGCCTGCTGAGCGCGATTCCGTTTCTCGTCGCCATCGTCGTGATGAACATCATGGGCCACAGCGCGGACAAGCGCCGCGAGCGTCGCTGGCATCTGATCGGGCCGGCGCTCGCGGGCGCGGTCGGCTTCACGGTCGCGGCTTCGTTCGCGAACAACACGGCCGTGTCGATCGTGTTTCTCTCGATCGCGGCAGCGGGCGTGCTGACCTGCGCGCCGCTCTTCTGGTCGCTGCCCACGGCGTTCATGTCCGGCGCGACGGCCGCTGCGGGTATCGCGATCATCAATTCGATCGGCAATCTGGCGGGCTTCGCAAGCCCGTACATGATCGGCTATCTTAAGGATCTCACGCACAGCACGCAGTCCGGCATGTACGTGCTGGCCGCCATGCTCGTGATCGGCGCGCTCGCCGTCTGGCTGACGCCCGCGCGGCTCGTGAACCGCTAA
- the otnC gene encoding 3-oxo-tetronate 4-phosphate decarboxylase, with translation MTAAIHTSGEAKVREEICVTGASLYARGYTVGSAGNISARLDDGWLITPTDACLGRLDPAEIAKVDLDGNAVSGGKPSKTLALHRGVYERNREVRGIVHTHSTHLVALTLAGVWSDADVLPPITPYYVMKVGHIPLIRYRRPGDPQVAQQIAALAESVRGVLLERLGPVVWERSVSQASYVIEELEETARLWLMTNPRPAPLDETALDELRTVFGARW, from the coding sequence ATGACCGCCGCCATTCACACGAGCGGCGAAGCGAAGGTCCGCGAAGAAATCTGCGTCACGGGCGCGAGCCTGTACGCGCGCGGCTACACGGTCGGCAGCGCGGGCAATATCAGCGCGCGGCTCGACGACGGCTGGCTCATCACGCCGACCGATGCCTGCCTCGGCCGGCTCGATCCCGCCGAGATCGCGAAGGTCGATCTCGATGGCAACGCGGTTTCCGGCGGCAAGCCGTCGAAAACGCTGGCACTGCATCGCGGCGTGTACGAGCGCAACCGCGAAGTGCGCGGCATCGTGCACACGCATTCGACGCATCTCGTCGCGCTGACGCTTGCGGGCGTCTGGAGCGACGCCGACGTGCTGCCGCCCATCACACCGTACTACGTGATGAAAGTCGGCCACATTCCGCTGATTCGCTACCGGCGTCCGGGCGATCCGCAAGTCGCGCAACAAATCGCCGCGCTGGCCGAAAGCGTGCGCGGCGTATTGCTCGAACGGCTCGGGCCGGTCGTTTGGGAGCGGTCCGTTTCGCAGGCTTCGTACGTGATCGAAGAGCTGGAAGAGACGGCGCGCTTGTGGCTGATGACTAACCCGCGTCCCGCGCCGCTCGACGAGACCGCGCTAGACGAGTTGCGCACGGTGTTCGGCGCGCGCTGGTAG
- the otnK gene encoding 3-oxo-tetronate kinase yields the protein MKASASKPLLGCIADDFTGATDLANMLVRGGMRTVQTIGVPGTDTRIEADALVVALKSRTIDAADAVAQSLAALGWLRAQGCRQFFFKYCSTFDSTDKGNIGPVADALLDALSTLEGGAPFTIACPAFPENGRTIYRGHLFVGDVLLNESGMEHHPLTPMTDANLVRVLQRQTRSKVGLVRYDAVAQGAQAVRASIDALRADGVRMAIADAVSDADLYTLGEACADLPLITGGSGVALGLPANFRRAGLLANAADAGELPHIEGASAVLAGSASKATNAQVAAWRETRPAFRVDPLAAARGEPVVEHALAFAREHMSAAQPQPVLIYATASPDEVKATQRELGVAHAGELVERTLASIARGLRDLGVCKFVVAGGETSGAVVQALDVDMLRIGKQIDPGVPATASIGGQPLALALKSGNFGAVDFFAKALRQLDGGAQ from the coding sequence ATGAAGGCCTCCGCCAGCAAGCCGCTGCTCGGCTGCATCGCTGACGATTTCACGGGCGCGACCGATCTCGCGAACATGCTGGTGCGCGGCGGCATGCGCACCGTTCAGACGATTGGCGTGCCCGGCACCGACACGCGCATCGAAGCCGACGCGCTCGTGGTCGCGCTGAAGTCGCGCACGATCGACGCCGCCGACGCCGTGGCGCAGTCGCTGGCTGCGCTCGGATGGCTGCGCGCGCAAGGCTGCCGCCAGTTCTTCTTCAAGTACTGCTCGACCTTCGATTCGACGGATAAAGGCAACATCGGCCCCGTGGCCGACGCGCTCCTCGACGCGCTCTCGACCCTCGAAGGCGGCGCGCCGTTCACGATCGCTTGCCCCGCGTTTCCGGAAAACGGCCGCACGATTTATCGCGGGCATCTGTTCGTCGGCGACGTGCTGCTGAACGAATCGGGCATGGAGCATCATCCGCTTACGCCGATGACGGACGCAAACCTCGTGCGCGTGCTGCAGCGGCAGACGCGCTCGAAAGTCGGCCTCGTGCGTTACGACGCAGTGGCGCAAGGCGCGCAAGCAGTGCGCGCATCGATCGACGCGTTGCGCGCCGACGGCGTGCGTATGGCGATTGCCGATGCGGTTTCGGACGCCGATCTCTACACGCTCGGCGAAGCGTGCGCGGACTTGCCGCTGATCACCGGCGGCTCGGGCGTCGCGCTCGGTTTGCCCGCGAATTTCCGTCGCGCCGGTTTGCTCGCCAATGCCGCCGACGCAGGCGAGCTGCCGCATATCGAAGGCGCGTCGGCGGTACTCGCGGGCAGTGCGTCGAAGGCGACGAATGCCCAGGTGGCCGCCTGGCGCGAAACGCGTCCCGCGTTCCGCGTCGATCCGCTCGCGGCGGCGCGTGGCGAGCCTGTCGTCGAACACGCGCTGGCCTTTGCGCGCGAACACATGAGCGCAGCGCAGCCGCAGCCCGTGCTGATCTACGCAACCGCGTCGCCCGACGAAGTGAAGGCGACACAGCGCGAACTCGGCGTGGCACACGCGGGCGAGCTGGTCGAACGCACGCTCGCATCGATTGCGCGGGGTCTGCGCGATCTCGGCGTGTGCAAGTTCGTCGTTGCCGGTGGCGAAACGTCGGGCGCGGTGGTGCAAGCGCTCGACGTCGACATGCTGCGCATCGGCAAGCAGATCGATCCGGGCGTGCCCGCAACCGCCTCGATCGGCGGGCAGCCGCTTGCGCTCGCGCTCAAGTCCGGCAACTTCGGCGCGGTCGACTTCTTCGCGAAAGCGCTGCGTCAGCTCGACGGGGGCGCGCAATGA
- the ltnD gene encoding L-threonate dehydrogenase, which produces MSRNVGVIGLGAMGMGVARSLLRGGFNVHACDVRREVLDQFVADGGTACANPAELGAQCDVVVTLVVNAAQTETVLFGEQGAVKSMEPGDVVIACATVAPDFAVDLGRRVEAAGLHMLDAPVSGGAARAASGEMTMMTSGPAAAYAACEDVLAAMAGKVYRLGEQHGAGSKVKIINQLLAGVHIAAAAEAMALGLREGVDPDALYDVITHSAGNSWMFENRVPHILNGDYTPLSAVDIFVKDLGLVLDTARRSKFPLPLSAAAHQMFMMASTAGHGGEDDSAVIKIFPGIDVPAKR; this is translated from the coding sequence ATGTCGAGAAATGTCGGAGTGATCGGTCTGGGCGCGATGGGCATGGGTGTCGCGCGTTCGCTGCTGCGCGGCGGCTTCAACGTCCATGCGTGCGACGTGCGGCGCGAAGTGCTCGATCAGTTCGTAGCCGATGGCGGGACGGCCTGCGCGAATCCCGCCGAGCTTGGCGCGCAGTGCGATGTGGTCGTGACGCTCGTCGTGAATGCAGCGCAAACGGAAACGGTGCTGTTCGGCGAGCAGGGCGCGGTCAAGTCGATGGAGCCGGGCGACGTGGTGATTGCGTGCGCAACGGTTGCACCGGACTTCGCAGTCGACCTGGGTCGTCGCGTCGAAGCGGCCGGTCTGCACATGCTCGATGCGCCCGTGTCGGGCGGCGCGGCGCGCGCTGCTTCGGGCGAAATGACCATGATGACGTCCGGGCCCGCTGCCGCCTATGCCGCGTGCGAAGACGTGCTCGCCGCGATGGCGGGCAAGGTGTACCGGCTGGGCGAGCAGCACGGCGCGGGCTCGAAGGTGAAGATCATCAACCAGTTGCTCGCGGGCGTGCACATCGCCGCCGCTGCCGAGGCGATGGCGCTGGGTCTGCGCGAAGGCGTCGATCCCGACGCGCTCTACGACGTGATCACGCACAGCGCCGGCAACTCGTGGATGTTCGAAAACCGCGTGCCACATATTCTCAACGGCGACTACACGCCGCTGTCCGCCGTCGACATTTTCGTCAAGGATCTCGGCCTCGTGCTCGATACCGCGCGACGCTCGAAGTTTCCGCTGCCGCTCTCGGCGGCTGCGCACCAGATGTTCATGATGGCCTCGACGGCGGGTCACGGCGGCGAGGACGATTCCGCCGTCATCAAGATTTTTCCCGGCATCGACGTGCCGGCGAAGCGATAA
- a CDS encoding FadR/GntR family transcriptional regulator yields MFEKIPTRALSDTVAQQLLAQIDKGTFARGGKLPTEAVLAQEFGVSRTVIREAISRLKNEGVVEPRQGSGVYVSAHGAIRPLRIDYAEAMEGGSVLQILAVRRAIEAEVAAEAAMRRTDADMMVIDAALKRIDEAVAEGRDGVAEDVAFHRAIATVTGNPYFLKTLTFLNQYLEAGTVVTRRNEALREDFSRQVRDEHAAIAAAIRAGDPMAARNAAQTHMYNAARRLAEAGIC; encoded by the coding sequence ATGTTCGAGAAAATTCCCACGAGGGCGCTGAGCGACACCGTCGCGCAACAGCTGCTCGCACAGATCGACAAGGGCACGTTCGCGCGCGGCGGCAAGCTGCCGACGGAAGCCGTACTCGCTCAGGAGTTCGGCGTCAGCCGCACGGTGATCCGCGAGGCCATTTCGCGTTTGAAGAACGAAGGCGTGGTCGAGCCGCGCCAGGGCAGCGGCGTCTACGTATCGGCGCATGGCGCGATCCGGCCGCTGCGCATCGACTATGCGGAAGCGATGGAAGGCGGCTCGGTGCTGCAGATTCTCGCGGTGCGCCGGGCAATCGAAGCCGAAGTCGCGGCGGAAGCCGCGATGCGCCGCACCGACGCCGACATGATGGTCATCGACGCCGCGCTCAAGCGGATCGATGAAGCCGTCGCCGAGGGCCGCGACGGCGTTGCGGAAGACGTCGCGTTTCACCGCGCGATTGCCACCGTGACGGGCAATCCGTACTTCCTCAAGACGCTGACGTTTCTCAATCAGTACCTCGAAGCGGGCACGGTCGTCACGCGCCGCAACGAGGCGTTGCGCGAAGACTTCTCGCGTCAGGTGCGCGACGAACACGCGGCAATCGCCGCGGCGATCCGCGCAGGCGACCCGATGGCCGCGCGCAACGCCGCGCAAACCCACATGTACAACGCGGCGCGCCGTTTGGCCGAAGCCGGGATCTGCTGA
- a CDS encoding AtuA-related protein: MKLRELAHGRTGDKGNTLNISVICYDAKHYAHLRDVLTPERVKAHLADVVKGDVVRYELPLLGAFNFVLGNALGGGVTRSLALDAHGKSMSMALLDIEVDELPE; encoded by the coding sequence ATGAAACTGCGTGAACTGGCTCATGGCCGCACCGGCGACAAAGGCAATACGCTGAACATTTCGGTGATCTGCTATGACGCGAAGCATTACGCCCATCTGCGCGACGTCCTGACGCCGGAGCGCGTCAAGGCTCATCTCGCCGACGTGGTTAAAGGGGACGTCGTCCGTTACGAACTGCCGCTTCTGGGCGCATTCAATTTTGTGCTCGGCAATGCGCTCGGCGGAGGCGTCACGCGGTCGCTGGCGCTCGACGCGCACGGCAAGTCGATGAGCATGGCGCTGCTCGATATCGAAGTGGACGAGCTACCCGAATAA
- a CDS encoding acyclic terpene utilization AtuA family protein: MNQTESSKRVRIGAGAGYSGDRIEPAVELAEHGALDYLVFECLAERTVAIAQQTRRHHPDLGYDPLLEARMRAVLPAAVKNRVRIISNMGAANPRAAAIKTAQIAQELGLTGLKIAAVTGDDVLDVVLQSQLRFEESGDDVGDYTDRIVSANAYLGAAPIVEAIAAGADIVLTGRVADPSLFTAPLIHEFGWRMDDWNTLGQATVVGHLLECAGQVTGGYFADPGIKDVANLARLGFPIGEVSADGSVVVTKVPHAGGRVTEATCKEQLLYEIHDPQRYLQPDVVADFSAVRVVEEAPDRVSVTGGRGSARTGTLKVSVAYVDGYIGEGQISYGGPGAVERARLALDIVRERLAITGVDTRELRFDLIGVNALYGDALAAHHGEPYEVRVRVAGRTANAKEAARIGNEVETLYTNGPAGGGGVTKSTREVLALQSVLLPREQAIPAFQFVEASDETA; the protein is encoded by the coding sequence ATGAACCAGACCGAATCATCAAAGCGCGTACGGATAGGCGCGGGCGCGGGCTACTCGGGCGACCGTATCGAGCCCGCTGTCGAACTCGCGGAGCACGGCGCGCTGGACTATCTCGTGTTCGAATGCCTAGCGGAACGCACGGTCGCGATCGCACAGCAGACGCGTCGTCATCATCCGGATCTCGGCTACGACCCGCTGCTCGAAGCGCGCATGCGCGCGGTCCTGCCGGCCGCCGTGAAAAATCGCGTGCGCATCATTTCGAACATGGGCGCCGCCAATCCGCGCGCGGCGGCGATCAAGACCGCGCAGATCGCGCAGGAGCTCGGCCTGACCGGACTCAAAATTGCTGCCGTCACCGGCGACGATGTGCTCGACGTTGTCCTGCAATCCCAACTGCGCTTCGAAGAGTCGGGCGACGATGTTGGCGACTACACGGACCGGATCGTTTCGGCGAATGCGTATCTCGGCGCGGCGCCGATTGTCGAAGCGATCGCGGCGGGCGCGGATATCGTGCTGACTGGGCGCGTTGCTGATCCGTCGTTGTTCACGGCGCCGCTCATTCACGAGTTCGGCTGGCGTATGGACGACTGGAACACGCTCGGGCAAGCGACGGTCGTCGGCCATTTGCTCGAATGCGCAGGGCAGGTGACGGGCGGCTACTTCGCCGATCCCGGCATCAAGGATGTGGCGAATCTCGCGCGGCTAGGCTTTCCTATCGGCGAAGTGAGCGCCGATGGGAGTGTCGTCGTAACGAAGGTGCCGCATGCGGGCGGGCGCGTGACCGAGGCGACATGCAAGGAGCAATTGCTCTACGAGATTCACGATCCACAACGCTATTTACAGCCCGATGTCGTCGCGGACTTTTCCGCGGTTCGTGTCGTGGAGGAGGCGCCAGACCGCGTGAGCGTGACAGGCGGACGTGGCAGCGCTCGCACCGGCACGCTGAAGGTGTCGGTCGCCTATGTCGACGGCTACATCGGAGAGGGGCAGATTTCCTATGGGGGGCCGGGCGCGGTCGAGCGTGCGCGGCTCGCGCTCGACATCGTACGGGAGCGCCTGGCGATCACGGGCGTCGACACGCGCGAACTGCGCTTCGACCTGATCGGCGTGAACGCGCTCTACGGCGACGCCCTCGCGGCACATCACGGCGAGCCGTACGAGGTGCGTGTTCGCGTGGCGGGGCGCACGGCCAACGCAAAAGAAGCGGCACGCATCGGCAACGAGGTCGAAACGCTTTACACCAACGGACCGGCGGGCGGCGGGGGCGTCACCAAATCGACTCGCGAGGTGCTCGCCTTGCAATCCGTGCTCCTGCCGCGCGAGCAGGCGATTCCGGCTTTTCAATTTGTCGAGGCAAGCGATGAAACTGCGTGA
- a CDS encoding CitMHS family transporter, whose amino-acid sequence MLPLLGLVTIVVLLAAILSKRMSPLVALIIVPIAASLIGGFGLQTSKFVIDGLKSLAPVVGMFVFAILYFGTITDAGTLDPIIDRILRTVGTKPTRIVMGTTLLALLIHLDGSGAVCFLVTIPAMLPLYERLNMDKRVLAAAVSMAAGINFLPWTGPMIRASASLHLPISALFNPLIPVQAIGLVFVFSMAWWLGWREEKRLGYSSASGAVPVPKRALTPEEQALRRPKNFWFNIVLTIIVLGTMVVMGEKIPPAIMFMVGLCIALMVNYPNVDMQRKRIDAHARAALMMAGILLAAGVFTGIMQGSGMLKAMAQAAVGFVPPASAGQIPVALGVLSMPLSMLFDPDSFYFGVLPVIAEVASQLGVPAVHIGQAALLGQMTTGFPVSPLTPATFLVVGLCGIDLADHQKFTFPLLFGASIVMTIACVVLGVFAL is encoded by the coding sequence ATGCTGCCTTTGCTGGGGCTCGTCACGATCGTGGTGCTGCTGGCCGCGATTCTTTCAAAACGCATGTCGCCGCTCGTCGCGCTCATCATCGTGCCGATCGCCGCGTCGCTGATCGGCGGGTTCGGCTTGCAAACAAGCAAGTTCGTCATCGACGGCTTGAAGAGCCTGGCGCCCGTCGTCGGCATGTTCGTGTTCGCGATTCTCTATTTCGGCACGATCACGGACGCGGGCACGCTCGATCCGATCATCGACCGCATTTTGCGCACGGTCGGCACCAAGCCGACGCGTATCGTGATGGGCACGACGCTGCTCGCGCTGCTCATACACCTGGACGGCTCGGGTGCCGTGTGCTTTCTCGTCACGATCCCCGCGATGCTGCCGCTGTACGAGCGTCTGAACATGGACAAGCGCGTGCTCGCGGCGGCCGTTTCGATGGCGGCGGGCATCAACTTCCTGCCATGGACGGGGCCGATGATCCGCGCCTCGGCGTCGCTGCATCTGCCGATTTCCGCGCTTTTCAATCCGCTGATTCCGGTGCAGGCAATCGGCCTCGTATTCGTGTTCAGCATGGCGTGGTGGCTCGGTTGGCGCGAGGAAAAGCGCCTCGGCTATTCGTCCGCGAGCGGCGCTGTGCCGGTGCCCAAACGCGCACTCACGCCGGAGGAACAGGCGCTGCGCCGCCCGAAGAACTTCTGGTTCAACATCGTGCTGACGATCATCGTGCTCGGCACGATGGTCGTGATGGGCGAGAAGATTCCGCCCGCGATCATGTTCATGGTGGGCCTGTGCATTGCGCTGATGGTGAATTACCCGAACGTCGACATGCAGCGCAAGCGCATCGACGCCCACGCGCGCGCCGCGCTGATGATGGCGGGCATTCTGCTTGCAGCGGGCGTGTTCACCGGCATCATGCAGGGCAGCGGCATGCTCAAGGCGATGGCGCAAGCGGCGGTCGGCTTCGTGCCGCCCGCGTCTGCGGGGCAGATTCCGGTTGCGCTTGGCGTGCTGTCGATGCCGCTCTCGATGCTCTTCGACCCCGATTCGTTTTATTTCGGCGTGCTACCCGTTATCGCCGAAGTGGCGTCGCAGCTCGGCGTGCCGGCGGTGCACATCGGGCAGGCCGCGCTGCTGGGCCAGATGACCACCGGTTTTCCTGTGAGCCCGCTCACGCCCGCGACGTTTCTTGTCGTCGGCCTGTGTGGCATCGATCTCGCGGACCATCAGAAGTTCACGTTTCCGCTCCTGTTCGGCGCGTCGATCGTCATGACGATCGCGTGCGTCGTGCTGGGCGTGTTTGCGCTGTAA
- a CDS encoding LysR family transcriptional regulator, with amino-acid sequence MDLNLRDIRAFVTVAHAGNFTRAAARLHLSQPALTVQIRRLEETVGARLFDRNSRSVALTQTGRELLPILTRSLNDMEQALRDARALGDGSSGTVRLACLPTFAASALPELIQAFRARVPQARFQVRDVVASAVNALVRNEEVDIGLTGGHSVDATLDILQTGEDRLVIVCPKTHPLARKRTVTVDDFASMPLVLTAPGTSVRAVVDAALSNSRCTPDIACEPMYMMTAVAMVRGGLGISVLPESAREVHAERGLVTRPIDDPAFVRPIALVKKRGRTLPRVTEDFVNTVDLGGQSPD; translated from the coding sequence ATGGATCTCAATCTCCGCGATATTCGAGCTTTCGTGACCGTGGCGCACGCGGGCAACTTCACGCGCGCGGCGGCCCGGCTGCATTTGTCGCAGCCGGCCCTGACCGTGCAGATTCGCCGTCTCGAAGAAACCGTGGGTGCGCGATTGTTCGATCGCAACAGCCGCAGCGTCGCGCTAACCCAAACGGGCCGCGAACTGCTGCCTATCCTGACGCGATCGCTCAATGATATGGAGCAGGCCCTGCGGGACGCGCGCGCGCTCGGCGACGGTTCGAGCGGCACGGTGCGCCTCGCTTGTCTGCCGACTTTCGCGGCCAGTGCGCTGCCCGAGCTCATTCAGGCGTTTCGCGCGCGCGTGCCGCAGGCGCGGTTTCAGGTTCGCGATGTCGTCGCAAGCGCCGTCAACGCGCTGGTGCGCAATGAAGAGGTCGATATCGGCCTGACGGGCGGCCACAGCGTCGACGCGACATTGGACATCCTGCAGACGGGCGAGGACCGGCTCGTGATCGTGTGTCCGAAAACCCACCCGCTCGCCCGCAAGCGTACGGTGACGGTCGACGACTTCGCCTCGATGCCGCTCGTGCTGACCGCGCCGGGAACCAGTGTGCGCGCGGTGGTGGACGCCGCGCTGTCGAACTCGCGTTGCACGCCCGATATCGCATGCGAGCCGATGTACATGATGACCGCCGTTGCGATGGTGCGCGGCGGCCTCGGGATTTCGGTGCTTCCGGAATCGGCGCGTGAAGTGCATGCCGAGCGTGGTCTCGTCACGCGGCCCATCGACGATCCGGCGTTCGTGCGCCCGATTGCGCTCGTCAAGAAGCGCGGCCGCACGCTGCCGCGCGTGACTGAGGATTTCGTCAACACGGTCGATCTTGGCGGCCAATCGCCGGACTGA
- a CDS encoding alpha/beta fold hydrolase produces MMNGLQSKFAYVNGIRMHYVERGTGPLVLLCHGWPESWYVWRWQIEALAAAGYRAVAPDQRGYGLTDAPESIEAYDVLNLVGDLVGLVKSLGEDRAILIGHDWGAAVAAYAALLRPDLFPVLGLLSVPYMPRRPVRPSVRFAQITQECHFYQDYFQLPGRAERELEEDIRRSVLGILYTASGDAVANGQSANFATFPKSTRLVDNLALPEALPAWLTEADLQYLVGQFERSGFRGPINWYRNIDRNWALTSFLDGARILQPTLFLAGELDGVVKMAAKDYDALESNVPNLWKKPLIPKAGHWVQQERPDEVNEMILNFLAATAASSRK; encoded by the coding sequence ATGATGAACGGACTGCAATCGAAGTTCGCGTACGTCAACGGTATCCGGATGCACTACGTCGAAAGAGGCACGGGCCCACTCGTGCTGCTGTGCCACGGCTGGCCAGAGTCGTGGTACGTGTGGCGCTGGCAGATAGAAGCGCTGGCCGCCGCAGGTTATCGCGCGGTTGCGCCGGACCAGCGCGGATACGGGCTCACCGATGCCCCGGAGTCCATCGAGGCTTACGATGTTCTGAACCTGGTCGGTGACCTGGTTGGCCTCGTCAAGTCTCTCGGCGAAGATCGCGCGATTTTGATCGGACATGACTGGGGGGCTGCCGTCGCGGCTTACGCTGCGCTGCTGCGTCCCGACCTGTTTCCGGTTCTCGGCTTGCTGAGCGTGCCTTACATGCCTCGGCGTCCGGTGCGTCCGTCGGTGCGCTTTGCGCAGATCACGCAGGAGTGCCACTTCTATCAGGACTATTTTCAGTTGCCGGGACGCGCCGAGCGCGAACTCGAAGAAGATATCCGCCGTTCGGTGCTCGGCATTCTGTACACGGCATCGGGAGACGCGGTCGCGAACGGGCAATCGGCCAATTTTGCAACCTTTCCCAAATCGACCCGACTCGTGGACAACCTCGCGTTACCCGAGGCGCTTCCGGCCTGGTTGACCGAGGCGGATCTGCAATATCTCGTAGGTCAATTCGAGCGGAGCGGGTTTCGCGGACCCATCAACTGGTATCGAAATATCGATCGAAACTGGGCGCTGACCAGCTTCCTTGACGGCGCCCGCATTCTGCAGCCGACGCTTTTTCTCGCGGGGGAGTTAGACGGCGTCGTGAAGATGGCAGCGAAGGACTACGACGCACTGGAAAGCAATGTTCCAAACCTTTGGAAGAAGCCTCTCATTCCGAAAGCAGGTCATTGGGTACAGCAGGAGCGGCCAGACGAGGTGAACGAAATGATCCTGAACTTCCTGGCCGCGACGGCGGCAAGTTCCCGTAAGTAG